One Arthrobacter sp. StoSoilB20 DNA segment encodes these proteins:
- the purU gene encoding formyltetrahydrofolate deformylase has translation MTDSTAFVITLSCPDRPGIVHAVAGALLGSGCNIADSQQYGSPSTGNFFMRVEATTSSTQEELTAALRPVAESFGMTWKINPVGEKVRTIILCSKDAHCLNDLLFQQRTGTLPIEVPAIVSNHRDLESLAEFYGIPFHHIPVTPDTKPQAEAQLLNLIAEHDVELTVLARYMQVLSNDLCTELNGKAINIHHSFLPSFKGAKPYHQAHARGVKIIGATAHYVTADLDEGPIIEQEVIRVDHARTAAQFVQMGRDVEGRTLAQAVQWHAEHRVLLDGTRTVVFN, from the coding sequence GTGACTGACTCCACCGCTTTCGTTATTACACTCTCCTGCCCCGACCGCCCCGGCATTGTCCATGCGGTAGCCGGAGCCCTCCTGGGGTCCGGCTGCAATATCGCCGACTCCCAGCAGTACGGAAGCCCCAGCACAGGCAACTTTTTCATGCGGGTGGAGGCTACGACGTCGTCCACCCAGGAGGAGCTGACCGCAGCGCTCCGGCCCGTGGCCGAATCCTTCGGCATGACCTGGAAGATCAACCCGGTTGGCGAAAAGGTGCGCACCATCATCCTGTGTTCCAAGGATGCGCACTGCCTCAACGACCTCTTGTTCCAGCAGCGCACCGGCACCTTGCCTATCGAGGTTCCCGCCATTGTGTCCAACCACCGTGACCTGGAGTCGTTGGCGGAGTTCTACGGCATCCCGTTCCACCACATCCCCGTGACGCCGGACACCAAGCCGCAGGCCGAGGCACAACTGCTGAATCTGATCGCCGAACACGACGTGGAACTGACCGTCCTGGCACGCTACATGCAGGTCCTCTCCAACGATCTGTGCACGGAGTTGAACGGCAAGGCCATCAACATCCACCACTCGTTCCTCCCCTCCTTCAAGGGCGCCAAGCCGTACCACCAGGCGCACGCCCGCGGTGTGAAGATCATCGGCGCCACCGCCCACTACGTGACGGCAGACCTCGACGAGGGCCCGATCATCGAGCAGGAAGTCATTCGCGTTGACCACGCGCGAACCGCTGCCCAGTTCGTCCAGATGGGCCGCGACGTCGAAGGCCGCACGCTGGCCCAGGCTGTCCAGTGGCACGCCGAACACCGGGTACTCCTCGATGGCACCCGCACCGTAGTGTTCAACTAG
- the alr gene encoding alanine racemase, producing MRRNAHYQGAASAALSGQVTVDLSAISDNIKALKARTAAPHFMAVVKGNAYGHGLIDVARTAVAAGADWLGTAQLSEAIALRKAGITTPILSWLYLASQTSSAILEALENDIDVSLGSVSQLEVLAGIAQRVGRPAVVHLELDSGLSRGGARKEDWAELVRQARLAELDGTLRVRGLWTHLAWADVPAHPGNATAVAEFEDAVREAREAGLNPELRHVSSSANILDRPEFHFDMVRAGLAIYGLAPADHLNPADFGLRPALSVTAPLVMVKKVPAGTGVSYEHQAITYEPRYLGLIPLGYADGIPKGISGRSVVNIAGRSVPVIGKVCMDQFMVDLGPDASGINVGDTAVLFGDPASGAASADDWGAAIGSHGDEIINRIAPRLPRAYAIGADQNAAYQCPDYQEPADAGQGNVA from the coding sequence ATGAGACGTAATGCACACTATCAAGGAGCCGCTTCAGCGGCCCTCTCGGGACAGGTCACCGTGGACCTGTCCGCGATTTCAGACAACATCAAAGCCTTGAAGGCACGCACCGCAGCGCCGCATTTCATGGCCGTCGTCAAAGGCAACGCCTATGGCCATGGACTCATCGATGTAGCCCGCACCGCTGTTGCCGCGGGGGCCGACTGGCTCGGAACTGCCCAGCTCAGCGAGGCCATCGCCCTCCGCAAAGCCGGCATCACCACCCCCATCCTTTCGTGGCTGTATCTGGCATCCCAGACGAGTTCGGCCATCCTTGAGGCGCTGGAAAACGACATCGATGTTTCCCTCGGAAGCGTCAGCCAACTTGAGGTTCTGGCAGGCATCGCACAGCGGGTGGGCCGGCCCGCCGTCGTGCATCTTGAACTGGACAGCGGCCTGAGCCGCGGAGGAGCGCGGAAGGAAGACTGGGCAGAACTTGTGAGGCAGGCACGCCTGGCCGAACTGGATGGCACGCTCCGCGTCCGGGGGCTCTGGACCCACCTGGCCTGGGCCGACGTTCCTGCCCACCCGGGCAACGCCACCGCCGTGGCCGAGTTTGAGGACGCTGTACGGGAGGCCCGGGAAGCGGGCCTGAATCCCGAACTCCGCCATGTTTCCAGCTCCGCCAATATCCTTGACCGGCCCGAATTCCACTTCGACATGGTTCGGGCAGGACTGGCCATCTACGGCCTGGCACCGGCGGACCACCTTAACCCGGCTGACTTTGGACTGCGCCCGGCACTGAGTGTGACGGCACCGCTGGTCATGGTCAAAAAAGTTCCGGCAGGCACCGGCGTCAGCTACGAACACCAAGCCATCACCTACGAACCGCGCTACCTCGGACTCATTCCACTCGGCTACGCGGACGGCATCCCCAAAGGCATCAGCGGGCGGTCAGTAGTGAACATTGCCGGCCGCAGCGTCCCGGTGATCGGCAAGGTATGCATGGACCAGTTCATGGTGGACCTGGGTCCTGATGCCTCAGGGATCAACGTCGGGGACACAGCAGTACTGTTCGGCGACCCGGCCAGCGGGGCGGCGAGCGCCGACGATTGGGGCGCCGCGATCGGCAGCCACGGCGACGAAATCATCAACAGGATCGCCCCGCGCCTTCCGCGTGCCTACGCAATCGGTGCCGACCAGAACGCCGCCTACCAGTGCCCGGACTACCAGGAGCCGGCCGACGCCGGGCAGGGCAATGTCGCCTGA
- a CDS encoding amino acid permease, whose amino-acid sequence MVSEAGSSEGGTPLVRSFGVLQLTMISVGATLGTGILVILGESVPLAGPAIWISFVIAGLAALLSAVSYAEMAGLVPVAGSSYSYSYATMGEGMAWICGWCLVLEYAVSVAAVAVGAGQYVNETLAAFGQFLPDAISQPPGDGGLVNVPAMVIVILAMVLLVRGARESAWINTAIVMVKVGILIFFCAVAFTAFNAGNFEPLLPMGAAGVSAAASSVFFSYIGFDAASTAGEEARNPKRDLPRAIMLSMVIVTTIYVLVAVAAIGARPWDWFDGTEAALVQILHELTGQPWVALVFSIGAVLAIASIVLTVLYGQTRIMLSMSRDGMMPKVFGRVSRRTGTPVAGTLIIGTAVALTAGLVPLGALADATSIGTLFAFALVNVAVIYLRRNRPDLERSFKVPLYPITPILGTLMCAYLMLNLGADTWITFGVWMLVGIAIYFGYGRRNSKVAALSEQDYRELTTRAVGPESVKAAKS is encoded by the coding sequence ATGGTCAGCGAAGCAGGAAGCAGTGAGGGCGGTACGCCGCTGGTCCGCAGCTTCGGCGTCCTCCAACTGACCATGATCAGCGTCGGCGCCACGCTGGGCACCGGCATCCTGGTGATCCTCGGCGAATCCGTGCCCCTGGCGGGCCCCGCCATCTGGATCTCCTTTGTGATCGCAGGTTTGGCTGCGCTGCTCTCCGCCGTGTCCTACGCCGAAATGGCCGGCCTTGTTCCGGTGGCCGGCTCCTCCTACTCCTATTCCTACGCCACCATGGGCGAGGGCATGGCATGGATCTGCGGCTGGTGCCTTGTGCTCGAATACGCCGTTTCCGTGGCAGCAGTCGCCGTCGGCGCGGGGCAGTATGTCAATGAGACCCTGGCCGCTTTCGGCCAGTTCCTTCCCGATGCCATCAGCCAGCCGCCAGGTGACGGCGGCTTGGTGAACGTCCCTGCCATGGTGATCGTGATCCTGGCCATGGTCCTGCTGGTCAGGGGTGCCCGGGAGAGCGCCTGGATCAACACGGCGATCGTTATGGTCAAGGTAGGCATCCTGATCTTCTTCTGCGCCGTGGCATTCACTGCCTTCAACGCAGGAAACTTCGAGCCGCTGCTGCCCATGGGCGCGGCCGGCGTTTCCGCAGCAGCGTCCAGTGTTTTCTTCTCCTACATCGGTTTTGACGCCGCCTCCACAGCCGGCGAGGAAGCCAGGAACCCCAAGCGCGATCTGCCTCGAGCCATCATGCTCTCCATGGTGATCGTGACCACCATCTATGTCCTGGTTGCCGTGGCAGCCATTGGTGCCCGCCCCTGGGACTGGTTCGACGGGACAGAAGCTGCCCTGGTCCAGATCCTGCATGAGCTCACCGGCCAGCCCTGGGTTGCTCTGGTCTTCTCCATCGGGGCTGTGCTGGCCATCGCCAGCATCGTGCTGACCGTGCTCTACGGCCAGACCCGCATCATGCTCTCCATGTCCCGGGACGGGATGATGCCCAAGGTCTTTGGACGGGTCTCACGACGCACCGGCACTCCGGTTGCCGGCACGCTGATCATCGGAACCGCCGTCGCCCTCACCGCCGGCCTGGTCCCGCTGGGTGCGTTGGCTGACGCCACCAGCATCGGCACACTCTTCGCCTTCGCACTGGTCAACGTCGCAGTCATCTACCTGCGACGCAACCGTCCCGATCTTGAACGGAGCTTCAAGGTCCCGTTGTACCCGATCACTCCCATTCTGGGCACGCTGATGTGTGCCTACCTGATGCTCAACCTGGGCGCCGACACCTGGATCACCTTCGGTGTTTGGATGCTGGTGGGCATCGCCATCTACTTCGGCTATGGACGCCGGAACTCCAAGGTAGCCGCGCTCAGCGAGCAGGACTATCGTGAACTGACCACCAGGGCCGTGGGCCCGGAATCTGTGAAAGCAGCAAAGTCATGA
- the glyA gene encoding serine hydroxymethyltransferase, producing the protein MTTSTTSASVSNQSLADLDPEIAAVLNQELGRQRGTLEMIASENFAPRAVMEAQGSVLTNKYAEGYPGRRYYGGCEYVDVAEQLAIDRVKELFGAEYANVQPHSGAQANAAALSAMITPGDKILGLSLAHGGHLTHGMKLNFSGKLYNVAAYQVEEENFRIDMDKLREQAIAEKPQVIIAGWSAYPRHLDFAAFRSIADEVGALLWTDMAHFAGLVAAGLHPSPVPYSDVVTSTVHKTLAGPRSGVILGKQEWAKKLNSSVFPGQQGGPLMHVIAAKAVAFKIAGGEEFKERQERVLEGAKIIADRLNQSDVAEAGVSVLTGGTDVHLVLVDLRNSQLDGQQAEDLLHSVGITVNRNSVPFDPRPPMVTSGLRIGTPALATRGFGAAEFTEVAEIIAAALKAGSATDVEALQARVDKLAADFPLYPQHEQW; encoded by the coding sequence GTGACTACCTCAACCACTTCCGCGTCTGTCAGCAACCAGTCGCTCGCTGATCTCGATCCTGAGATCGCAGCTGTCCTCAACCAGGAACTTGGCCGCCAGCGCGGCACCCTGGAAATGATCGCCTCCGAAAACTTCGCCCCCCGCGCCGTCATGGAAGCCCAGGGCTCCGTCCTGACCAACAAGTACGCCGAGGGCTACCCGGGTCGCCGCTACTACGGTGGTTGTGAATACGTCGACGTCGCTGAGCAGCTCGCCATCGACCGCGTCAAGGAACTGTTCGGCGCCGAGTACGCCAACGTCCAGCCGCACTCCGGCGCACAGGCAAACGCTGCTGCGCTCTCCGCCATGATCACCCCGGGCGACAAGATCCTTGGCCTGTCCCTGGCACACGGTGGGCACCTGACCCACGGCATGAAGCTGAACTTCTCCGGCAAGCTCTACAACGTAGCTGCTTACCAGGTTGAAGAAGAGAACTTCCGCATCGACATGGACAAGCTGCGCGAGCAGGCCATTGCCGAGAAGCCGCAGGTCATCATCGCCGGCTGGTCCGCTTACCCGCGCCACCTCGACTTCGCTGCCTTCCGCTCGATCGCCGATGAAGTTGGCGCACTCCTCTGGACGGACATGGCGCACTTCGCGGGCCTGGTTGCAGCAGGATTGCACCCCAGCCCGGTGCCGTACTCCGACGTCGTCACCTCCACGGTCCACAAGACCCTGGCCGGCCCCCGTTCCGGTGTGATCCTGGGCAAGCAGGAGTGGGCCAAGAAGCTCAACTCCAGCGTCTTCCCCGGCCAGCAGGGCGGTCCGCTCATGCATGTGATCGCCGCGAAGGCCGTTGCCTTCAAGATCGCCGGCGGCGAGGAGTTCAAGGAACGCCAGGAGCGCGTGCTCGAGGGTGCCAAGATCATCGCCGACCGCCTGAACCAGTCCGACGTCGCCGAAGCCGGCGTCTCGGTCCTCACCGGCGGCACCGACGTTCACCTGGTGCTGGTTGACCTCCGCAACTCCCAGCTGGACGGCCAGCAGGCCGAGGACCTCCTGCATTCGGTGGGCATCACCGTGAACCGCAACTCTGTTCCGTTCGACCCCCGCCCGCCGATGGTGACCTCCGGCCTCCGCATTGGTACCCCTGCCCTGGCTACCCGCGGATTCGGTGCTGCCGAGTTCACCGAGGTTGCCGAGATCATCGCCGCCGCGCTGAAGGCTGGTTCGGCTACGGACGTGGAAGCCCTCCAGGCACGCGTTGACAAGCTGGCCGCTGACTTCCCGCTGTACCCGCAGCACGAGCAGTGGTAA
- a CDS encoding PucR family transcriptional regulator: MSPEPATARLSFVTLEQFVEQLPPELRMLHDGGSGSSLLRWVEPSELEDPTPYLPEGEFLLTAGLPFLGKGGSAAKVDAYVQRLVGAKVAALGFGIRPYFDAVPDALLGACRKYGLTLFEVPESVPFAAIGLEFSQLLETDNARVFRQLAETNRQLMRAVLSPRPEHELLAALVQRVPVWAVLVGADGRVRARGHSAGGSTGVEHSLLAPMLERLLSGSGPRVEMDGFEQAGSSLVVGHPLRSTKDANLGALILGSDTPLTPAQNNVVQSAVGLLELLVRQRTSGSLAPSQLATAVLLHPDSLASGSTKQLNGLKDLLAQSLSSTRSGQMRVVQGIRVEGAADDGPVRELLQWRRLFDTKLVEITEYGFAAITRLKVDDALLADIEKLGWRLVVGEPTELTGLTAAYQRATSLRSRVMTTGKSARVDEVTWSVAGLLGREAGTMLAGRLLGPVLSLEADRRDPLLAVLRGWLSENGSWDGSAKLLGLHRNSVRRQIGVLGELLDMDLNQAQVRAELWFALQYVEELMQAGADGMVA; this comes from the coding sequence ATGTCGCCTGAGCCCGCCACCGCCCGCCTGAGTTTCGTCACGCTCGAACAGTTTGTTGAGCAGCTGCCGCCGGAGTTGAGAATGCTTCACGACGGCGGCAGCGGCTCCTCGCTGCTGCGGTGGGTTGAACCGAGCGAGCTGGAGGACCCCACCCCGTACCTGCCCGAGGGTGAGTTCCTGTTGACCGCCGGGCTGCCCTTCCTGGGGAAGGGAGGCTCGGCGGCAAAGGTGGATGCCTATGTCCAGCGGCTGGTCGGCGCCAAGGTGGCGGCGCTCGGGTTCGGCATCAGGCCCTATTTCGACGCCGTGCCTGATGCTTTGCTCGGCGCCTGCCGGAAGTATGGCCTGACCTTGTTCGAGGTACCGGAGTCCGTTCCGTTCGCCGCCATTGGACTGGAGTTTTCCCAGCTCCTGGAGACCGACAACGCGAGGGTCTTCCGGCAACTGGCAGAGACCAACCGCCAACTCATGCGCGCGGTCCTCTCCCCCAGGCCTGAACACGAGCTCCTGGCAGCACTGGTTCAGCGGGTACCTGTATGGGCCGTCCTGGTGGGTGCGGACGGGCGGGTCCGGGCGCGCGGGCACAGTGCCGGCGGCAGCACCGGCGTCGAGCATTCCTTGTTGGCGCCGATGCTGGAGCGGCTGCTGTCCGGCAGCGGTCCGCGCGTGGAGATGGACGGCTTTGAGCAGGCTGGCTCGTCCTTGGTGGTTGGGCATCCGCTCCGCAGTACCAAGGACGCGAACCTTGGCGCGCTCATCCTTGGCTCGGATACTCCTTTGACGCCTGCCCAGAACAACGTGGTGCAGTCGGCCGTGGGACTGTTGGAACTGTTGGTGCGCCAGAGAACCAGCGGCTCGCTGGCTCCCAGCCAACTGGCAACAGCGGTGCTGCTTCATCCGGATTCGCTGGCCTCCGGCTCAACCAAACAGCTCAATGGGCTCAAGGACCTGCTGGCCCAGAGCTTGTCCTCCACCAGGTCCGGGCAGATGCGCGTGGTTCAGGGCATCAGGGTGGAAGGCGCAGCCGACGACGGTCCGGTCCGTGAACTGCTGCAATGGCGGAGGCTGTTCGACACCAAACTGGTGGAGATCACCGAGTACGGATTCGCGGCGATAACCCGGCTGAAGGTGGACGACGCTTTGCTGGCCGACATCGAGAAACTGGGATGGCGCCTGGTGGTAGGCGAACCCACCGAGCTGACGGGCCTGACCGCTGCCTACCAACGGGCCACGTCACTGCGGAGCCGGGTCATGACTACCGGCAAGAGCGCGCGCGTGGACGAGGTGACGTGGTCAGTTGCCGGGCTTCTGGGACGCGAAGCCGGAACCATGCTTGCCGGGCGGCTCCTTGGACCGGTGTTGTCGCTGGAGGCGGACCGGCGCGATCCGTTGCTGGCCGTCCTGCGCGGTTGGCTTAGCGAAAACGGCAGCTGGGACGGTTCGGCCAAACTCCTTGGGCTCCACCGGAACAGTGTCCGCCGGCAGATCGGGGTCCTGGGCGAACTGCTGGACATGGACCTCAACCAGGCACAGGTGCGGGCCGAGCTGTGGTTCGCGCTCCAGTATGTGGAGGAGTTGATGCAGGCAGGGGCAGACGGGATGGTCGCCTAG
- a CDS encoding gamma carbonic anhydrase family protein yields the protein MAPSYTFAGDTPAIHESAFVAPTASIIGKATLAQDSSAFYGVSVRADTAAISVGAGSNLQDNVVLHADPGFPCTVGERVSVGHSAVVHGCTVEDNCLIGMSATILNGAVIGTGSLIAAGAVVLEGTVIPPRSLVAGVPAKVRRELTDEEFEGVKHNAAHYKELAAAHRDMHAS from the coding sequence ATGGCTCCCTCTTACACTTTTGCCGGGGACACCCCGGCCATCCATGAATCCGCCTTCGTTGCGCCCACGGCTTCCATCATCGGCAAGGCCACGTTGGCCCAGGACTCCAGCGCCTTCTACGGCGTCTCCGTCCGCGCGGACACAGCTGCGATCAGCGTCGGCGCAGGCTCCAACCTCCAGGACAACGTGGTCCTCCACGCCGACCCCGGCTTCCCCTGCACGGTCGGCGAGCGCGTCTCGGTGGGGCACAGCGCCGTAGTCCACGGCTGCACTGTGGAGGACAACTGCCTGATCGGCATGAGCGCAACCATCCTCAACGGCGCAGTGATCGGCACGGGCTCGCTCATTGCCGCCGGCGCCGTGGTGTTGGAGGGCACGGTCATTCCCCCGCGCTCCTTGGTGGCCGGCGTACCTGCCAAGGTCCGCCGGGAACTCACCGATGAAGAGTTCGAGGGCGTGAAGCACAACGCCGCGCACTACAAGGAACTCGCGGCGGCGCACCGGGACATGCACGCCTCTTAA
- a CDS encoding class I SAM-dependent methyltransferase yields MRGIPHAEHEADLAVYYDRQAPVRNTRALTPHRVECREWFIGLLKSEHRHSLFELGCGTGIEGLEFVRAGLHYTGVDLSSESVHLARSAGLEASVASGRGLPFPDAVFSASWTMSTLLHVPNSGIHDVVSELVRVTAPGAPIAVGLWSGADDEVLNPEDLEEPRRFFSRRSDDTVLRIFDEHGSVEHFRTWPEGVGAESGPGAGNWVQHYQFLVLRTLAPNQVTANVPLTAHSDVCC; encoded by the coding sequence ATGCGGGGCATTCCTCACGCCGAGCACGAGGCTGATTTGGCGGTCTACTACGACCGTCAGGCACCTGTCCGGAACACCCGCGCGCTCACGCCACACCGTGTCGAGTGCAGAGAATGGTTCATCGGGCTCCTGAAATCCGAGCACCGTCACTCGTTGTTCGAATTGGGGTGCGGCACGGGCATTGAGGGCCTGGAGTTTGTCCGCGCCGGATTGCACTACACCGGGGTGGACCTGTCCTCTGAGAGCGTCCACTTGGCACGCTCGGCCGGATTGGAAGCTTCGGTTGCCAGCGGCCGCGGCCTGCCGTTTCCGGATGCTGTCTTCTCAGCCTCATGGACCATGAGCACCCTGCTCCACGTTCCCAACAGCGGAATTCACGACGTCGTCAGCGAACTTGTGCGGGTCACCGCACCAGGTGCGCCAATCGCCGTCGGGCTCTGGTCAGGTGCGGATGATGAGGTCCTGAACCCGGAAGACCTGGAGGAACCGCGGCGTTTCTTCAGTCGCCGTAGCGATGACACCGTGCTCAGGATTTTCGACGAGCATGGCTCGGTTGAGCATTTCCGGACGTGGCCTGAGGGTGTGGGCGCGGAGTCCGGGCCGGGCGCGGGCAACTGGGTACAGCACTACCAATTCCTGGTCCTCCGCACCCTGGCCCCCAACCAGGTAACAGCAAACGTCCCACTGACGGCCCATAGCGACGTTTGCTGTTAG
- a CDS encoding NAD(P)/FAD-dependent oxidoreductase — translation MTIATELPLIEEPGAPDATGAPITMLNPDFPFSYDHYLAHPDGLGSVPEELYGTEVAIIGAGLSGLVTAYELMKLGLKPVIYEADQIGGRLRTASFPSAPGVVADLGGMRFPVSGKAFYHYVDLLGLDTNEFPNPMAPATSSTVIELAGKKHYATTADELPEFFLEVADAWKAAVNDGAAFAQMQEAIKARDTKRIKELWNALLPELDEQTFYGFIAASKSFKEAGFAHREAFGQVGFGTGGWDTDFPNSILEILRVVYTDADDQHRSIAGGAQRLPEALWQHAPSNLAYWPEGTSLSSLHSGSPRGAVDNIRRAENGDLLVRENWGREATYQAVVTTCQSWLLSTRIHTEEALFPAELWTAIERSHYMQSSKTFVMVDRPFWKDIDPETGREVLSMTLTDRLNRATYLLDDGPDKPAVMLLSYTWNDDALKWLALTAEERVKLMLHSLEQIYPGVDIASHIIGQPITVSWEADPNFMGAFKANLPGHYRYQQRLFTHFKQDQLPEYQRGIFLAGDDVSFTAGWAEGAVTTGLNAVWGVVNHLGGSSVASNPGPGDLLDELGPISLD, via the coding sequence ATGACCATCGCCACAGAACTCCCCCTGATCGAGGAACCCGGAGCCCCTGACGCAACGGGTGCCCCCATCACCATGCTGAACCCGGACTTCCCCTTCAGCTATGACCACTACCTGGCCCACCCCGACGGACTGGGCTCCGTTCCCGAGGAGCTCTACGGTACAGAAGTGGCCATCATCGGTGCCGGCCTGTCCGGGCTCGTCACCGCTTACGAATTGATGAAGCTTGGCCTCAAGCCCGTGATCTACGAGGCCGACCAGATCGGTGGACGCCTCCGGACCGCCAGCTTCCCCTCGGCTCCCGGCGTGGTGGCAGATCTTGGCGGCATGCGATTCCCCGTCTCCGGCAAGGCGTTCTACCACTACGTGGATCTGCTGGGCCTGGATACCAACGAGTTCCCCAACCCCATGGCCCCCGCCACGTCCTCCACGGTCATCGAACTCGCCGGTAAGAAGCACTACGCCACCACGGCGGATGAACTTCCGGAGTTCTTCCTCGAAGTGGCCGACGCCTGGAAGGCTGCAGTCAACGATGGCGCGGCCTTCGCCCAGATGCAGGAAGCCATCAAGGCCCGCGACACCAAGCGGATCAAGGAACTCTGGAACGCGCTCCTCCCGGAACTCGATGAGCAGACCTTCTACGGCTTCATCGCCGCCAGCAAGTCCTTCAAGGAAGCCGGCTTCGCGCACCGTGAAGCGTTCGGCCAAGTGGGCTTCGGCACGGGCGGTTGGGATACTGACTTCCCCAACTCCATCCTCGAAATCCTGCGGGTTGTCTACACGGACGCCGATGACCAGCACCGCTCCATTGCGGGAGGAGCGCAAAGGCTGCCCGAGGCACTGTGGCAGCACGCGCCGTCGAACCTTGCTTACTGGCCCGAAGGCACCTCGCTGTCATCGCTCCACAGCGGTTCGCCGCGGGGCGCCGTGGACAACATCCGCCGCGCGGAGAACGGCGACCTCCTGGTCCGCGAAAACTGGGGACGCGAAGCCACCTACCAGGCCGTGGTGACCACCTGCCAGTCCTGGCTGCTGTCCACCCGTATCCACACCGAGGAAGCGCTGTTCCCGGCAGAATTGTGGACCGCGATCGAGCGCTCGCACTACATGCAGTCGTCCAAGACGTTCGTGATGGTGGACCGGCCGTTCTGGAAGGACATCGACCCGGAGACCGGGCGCGAGGTCCTGTCCATGACGCTCACCGACCGCCTCAACCGGGCCACGTACTTGCTCGACGACGGCCCGGACAAGCCCGCCGTGATGCTCCTGTCCTACACATGGAACGACGACGCCTTGAAATGGCTGGCGCTGACCGCCGAGGAGCGGGTGAAGCTCATGCTGCACTCCCTGGAACAGATCTATCCCGGCGTGGACATCGCGAGCCACATCATCGGGCAGCCGATCACCGTTTCCTGGGAGGCCGACCCCAACTTCATGGGTGCCTTCAAGGCAAACCTGCCCGGTCACTACCGCTACCAGCAGCGTCTGTTCACGCACTTCAAGCAGGACCAGCTGCCGGAGTACCAGCGCGGGATTTTCCTCGCCGGCGATGACGTGTCCTTCACCGCCGGCTGGGCCGAGGGCGCCGTGACCACCGGCCTGAATGCTGTGTGGGGCGTGGTGAACCACCTGGGTGGTTCTTCAGTTGCCTCAAACCCCGGACCGGGCGACCTCCTGGACGAGCTCGGCCCGATTTCCCTGGACTAG
- a CDS encoding carbon-nitrogen hydrolase family protein, with protein MLLSVLQANASVMDVDANLKTIDDAARRAAQAGAGLLLTPELFPVGYAPLRLHAELDPATLPGIRERLAGIARTHGIGLVYSLPAESAELPAHDDGAQPAAAANRWHITATLLDDSGAEVLNYAKVHLFGPEEHKAFVAAQEPPAVVDFNGIRTSMLICYDVEFPEAVRAAATRGAELLLVPTALSAGFDNVPQVLIRARALESQLNVAYANHTGHEDVYNFLGGSVVAGPDGSLLAAAGDSPTLLFAEVGTDTVKAAREEVPYLRERRPELYGKWDQRS; from the coding sequence ATGCTGCTCTCCGTCCTGCAGGCGAATGCTTCCGTCATGGACGTCGACGCCAACCTCAAAACGATCGACGACGCCGCCCGGCGCGCAGCCCAGGCCGGCGCCGGCCTGCTGCTCACCCCCGAGCTGTTCCCTGTTGGATACGCGCCGTTGCGCCTCCACGCTGAGCTGGACCCGGCAACCCTTCCGGGCATCCGGGAACGCCTGGCCGGGATCGCGCGGACGCATGGGATCGGGTTGGTCTACAGCCTTCCGGCAGAGAGTGCGGAACTGCCGGCGCACGACGACGGCGCGCAGCCGGCTGCCGCTGCAAACCGCTGGCACATCACGGCTACTTTGCTGGACGACTCCGGTGCCGAGGTCCTCAATTACGCAAAAGTGCACCTCTTCGGTCCGGAGGAGCACAAGGCATTCGTCGCCGCCCAAGAACCTCCCGCCGTCGTGGATTTCAACGGAATCCGGACGTCCATGCTGATCTGCTACGACGTCGAATTCCCGGAGGCCGTGCGGGCAGCAGCAACCCGCGGCGCTGAACTGCTGCTCGTTCCCACGGCCCTGTCGGCCGGGTTCGACAACGTGCCGCAGGTCCTGATCCGTGCCCGCGCTTTGGAAAGCCAGCTGAACGTGGCCTATGCCAACCACACCGGGCACGAGGATGTGTACAACTTCCTGGGCGGCAGCGTGGTTGCCGGGCCGGACGGATCGTTGCTTGCCGCGGCGGGGGATTCCCCAACGTTGCTGTTCGCGGAGGTCGGCACGGACACGGTGAAAGCGGCGCGGGAGGAAGTCCCGTACCTGCGCGAACGCCGGCCGGAACTCTACGGGAAATGGGACCAGCGCAGCTAG